The genomic region ACGTCACCGGCGCGCACCTCAACCGCATCCCGGAAGAGGTCGGGGTGTGGCGTTTCGACCCCGATACGCTCTCGCGGGAGGTCATCCGCGAGCCGACGGCCCTACCAGTGGCCGACCCAGGCGTCGAGATACTCGACGAGCACCCGGGGTGGACGGAGGTCCGAATCGCCGACGGGGCGGAGAAGGCGCGAGCCCGACGCCGTCTCGCCGAGCGCGCCTACGGCAAGGGCTGGCGGAGCTACGACTTCCCGAACTGTGCCGAAGTCGAGGAGACAGCAGTCGCTGGCGGTGGCGGCGTGCCCTACTGCGAGTGGAAGGGTCGCGTCGTCGACCCCGGGAACGAGTGCGGGCCGGACTGCCCCGGGTTCGCGGAAGCAGACCCGCCGGTCGTCGACGGCGAGGCGGAGCGCGACCGGCGGACGCCGTGGGTCGTCGACCCCGAGGGACAGGCGCGGCGACAGTCGGGACTCGACCGGTTCACGTAGGGGCGAACAGACGGCGAGAGAGAGGCGCGCGAACGGGGTCGCCGTGCAACCGCAGACCCGTCCGCGTCAGTGGTTCAGGGCACGCCGGGGGTGGCCGCGCCCTGGTATTTGAACCCTCAGCCGAGGCGCTCGTCCACCAGCGCGCTGGCGACCCGGACCGCGTTCTCCAGCCCGAGTTCGAATCCGGCCTCGAAGTCCTCGTCGTGGAGGCTCTCTTCCACCGATTGTCCGGGCTGGGGCCGGTCGAAGTTCGCGATACCACGGATGCTCAGGTAGTCGTCCAGTCGCCCGAACCGGGCGAGCGCGGCCGCCGTCGCGGCGTCTTCCATCTCGGTCGCGCAGTAGGTGCCGGCGTCGTACTCGTCACAGAGCCACTGGACACGCTCGGCGAGGACTTGACCGTGCCAGAACTCGTCGCCGCAGACGTTGGCACCGACGAGAGATTGCGGGTCCGCGTGAGCACCCCGACCCTCGTACCGTTCGCGGTGGGCTTTCACGTCCGGGTCGTCCGCGAGGTCGATGTCGCGGGCGAGTTCGGCGGCCCAGTCGAGTAGTGCGGAATCGGGCCGAAAGACGTGGTCGTCGAGCCGGTAGGGGTTCAGTTCGAGTGGAACCCCGCCGTCGCCCTCGGCCGCATCCCAGCGGACCTTCACGTCCCAGTCGACGATGGCGTCGGCGAGGACCACGGAGCCGATGGTCGTGTCTGTCGGTGGGCCGCCGGCCACGCCGACCGAGAGGAACAGCGTCTCCGAGAGGTCGAGTTCGGGACTGGCGAGGGCGGCCGCGACGGTCGTCGCCGTGTTCGCCTTCCCCATCCCGGTCGGGAGGAGCGCGAGGGGGCCGGTTCCATCGGTCGGGTCGGTGTACTGCAGCGGTTCGGGCGCGCCCGGCAGGTCGAGCTCGTTCGCGAACTCGTACCGGTCGAGCCACGGCTGGCGCTCGTCGAGCGTCTCGGCGTCGTGGACGAACGCCGGGAGGACGAGCACCTCGGGGGCGATGGTCATGTCTCGGCTGGCGGGTCGCGGTGAAAAACGTCTTTCTGTCTCTCAGAGCGAGTAGGTCTCGCCGTCGACCGCGATGGGCTCCTCGAACGCCTGCTCGACGGGGTAGTAGTGTGCGGCGTGGACGACCCGGGTCTGGCTGGCGTCGAGGTCCTCGGCGAGCGCCAGCGCGCCCTCCCGGGTCATGTGCTTCGTCCCGAACGTGTAGAACACGTCGCCGTGCTCGTGTTTCCCGCCGAGGGGGTGGTACTTGCAGAGTTCGCTCGGGACGATACCGTCCGCGAGCAGGAGGTCCGGGTCGGCGAGGGCTTCGCGAGACTCGTCGGGGAGGCCATAGCTCGTATCGCCCGAGAACGAGAGGACTGCACCGGTCTCGGGGTCCTCGATGCGGAGACCGTAACAGACCAGTGGCGGGTGCTCGACCGGAACCAGCGTCACCTCGAACCCACAGGTCTCGAAGGGCTGCATGGGGGTCTCGGGATGGACCGTGACCGCGTCGAGGTAGTCGTACTTCCGCGAGACGGTGTCGGCCACGCTTTCGTCGGTTATGGGGTCGGTCTCGTCCGCGGCGAACACGTCCAGTTCGTCGAACAGCCGGTAGGCGTTGCCCAGCCCATCGAGGTGGTCGAAGTGGATGTGCGAGATGATCATCGCGTCGGGCAGGGGAACGTCCTCGCGGAGGAACTGGTAGCGGAAGTCGGGACTCGCGTCGACCAGCAGCGACTCGTCGGTCCGCTCGTTGTGCACGTGGACCGAGAACCGGGTGCGTTCGACGTCGCGGCGTTTCGCCTCCTCGCAGGTGTCGCAGTCGCAGCCGACGGTTGGTGTGCCGGTGGTGTCGCCGGTCCCGAGCAGCGTCACCTCCATAGCTCAGTGGTCGTGGTCGTGACTGTGGTCGTCGTGGTCGTGGTCGTGCCCGCTCCCGTCACCGGCGACCAGCGCGTCACTGTCGTCCATCATGTCGAGGTTCTTCAGGTTGTCACGCTCCTCGAAGTCGGCGACGGCGTCCTCGAGGTCCGCCTGCGTGAGCGTCATCCGTTCCTCGGTCAGCGCGTCGAGGACGGCTTCGCGCATGACCAGCCGGAGGTCACTGCCGGTCAGGCCCTCGGTGATGTCGGCGATAGCGTGGGGGTCGAACTCCTCGATGTCCATCGCCCGGGTGATGATGCGGAGGATGTCCGCGCGCATCCCGTGGTCGGGCTTGGGGAAGTTGACAATCTCGTCGAAGCGACGCCAGGCCGCGGCGTCGAGCTGGTCCGGGTGGTTCGTCGCGCCGATGAGCAACACGTCGTCCTGGATGAGCGAGATGTCGTCGATGCTCTTCAGCAGGGTGTTGACTGCGCGCTTGATGGCGTTGTGCTCGTCCCCGCCGCGGGTCTTCGCGACGAAGTCGAACTCGTCCATGAACAGGATACACGGCGAGAGCCGCTTTGCCACCTCGAACGTCTTCTCGACGTTCTTGGCCGTCTCCCCGAGGTACTGGCTCGTGATCATCGAGAGCTTCACCTCGACGAACGGGAGGTCGAGCTTGTACGCCAGCCCCTTCGCGGCGGAGGTCTTCCCGGTGCCCGGCGGCCCCACGAACAGCAGCTTCCCGATCTCCCGCAGGCCGATTTCGGCCAGGTAGTCGCGGTGTTCGATGGCCTTGACGACCTTCTGGATCTCGCCCTCCTGCTCCTTGGTGAGGACGATATCGTCGAGGGTCTGGTCGATCTCTTCGGGTGCCCGGATGTCGACGAGGTCGAGCATCTCCTCGTCCTCCTCGTCCTCGAACATCTCGTCGAGCAGCGAGTCGATCCAGACGCGGTCGGCCTGGATGGGACGGTTGGTCTCCCGTGCCGCCTCGTAGGTGACGTCGACGTCCTCGTCGTCCTCGAACACCGACGCGAGGACGGGGTTCTGGAGGATGCCGGCATCGTCCATGCGCTCTTTCAGCCAGCGCTCGGCCATCTCCGGCTGGGTCAGGTTCAGCTTGCCGGAGAACTCGTCGCGGTCGGTGAACATCAGGTCGGAGACGGCGTCCCACGGGTGATCGATTCCCGTGGCCGCGCGGGCCGTCTTGTTCGTGACTGCGAGCGGACGCTCGACCGCCCCGTCGGTGTAGAAAACCCGGCGATACCGAGGGGGCAGGTCGTTCTCGTCCAGCTCACGGTCGTTGGTGTACACGTGGGCTGTCAACAGGAACTCGACGACCGATAGCGCCGCGGTACTCATTCCCCGTAGCGTACTGGCCACACGCGCTTAAGACCGTCGAACTACGCGGAATCCGCGGTTCTCGTGGGATGCGACCACACGACAGGGGGTGCCGTCCCCTGGGATGCTGATGGCCAATCTCCCACTCTGGCGCGTGCTGGCGGCGGTCCGAACGCGAGGCGACCCCGTCGCCTCGCACTGTGAGGCCGCCGACGAATCGCGCGAGGGATGACCGGAGCGAAGTGGAGTGAAACGGAACGGAGCGGAGGGAATCGGCTGGGGAGGCTGTGGTGCGGTGCTGTGCGGTTGCGGTTCCATCGCCACCAGCGCGAGTGAACTGCTGTCGATACGAACAGGCAAAATGGAGACAAGCAGACAGGCAGGCAAAATCACAGACGAGCAGGCGAACTCGCGGAATCAGCGCCCAAGACCACAGCGACAGAGAACCGGTGAACAACGACCAGAGCCGATGGGCAGTGCTCAGACGACAGCCCGCGCAGCTGGTTCGACCGGCGCACGGACCGATGCCACGTCCCTGCCGGACTCGAACCCAGCGACGACCGACTCCGCAGAGCGGTCACTGCTGTTCGACCCCGACTCCGCCAGCGCGTCCTCGTCGATGTAGATGATGAACGGGGTCCCCGGGCCGAGGCCCTCGTCGGTCCGGTTGGTGGTCAGGAAGCGCTGGAACTCGCGGGCCTCGTAACCGTTCTCCAGCGCCCAGTCGTGGATCTCGTCGGCGTCGTCGCCGTTGCTCCCGTTCCCGATGGCGATGATGACCGGCGGCTTCGACTCGTTGAGTTCCGTCAGCGAGAGCGTCGAGTCGTAGTTGAACGCGGCATCCGGGTCGTCGAGTGCCCGATGCTGGTACATCTCCATGTACCACATCAGCGTCCGGCGGTCGAAGTAACCACCCCCGGCGTTCGGTTGCAGGTTCTCCGACTCGTTCGAGACGTAGTAGCCGTTCCCGTAGAACATCACGTCGGTCTCGTCGATGCCACCGTGCTGGTAGCCGACCCGTTCGACGTCCGCGAGGGTCGGCTTGAGGTCGGTGCTCGAGGACTGGGCGTACTGGACCAGCGAGTTGTCGGGGCTCTGCGGTTCGCTGTAGACGAGGTTCCCGGCGGGAACCGCGATGAACATCAGGACCACGAGGACGACCACGGCCGAGAGCGCGACGCCGACCGCGTCGTCGTCGGTGAACGCGTCGACGCCCCACCGGAAGACGATAGCGAGGCCGACCGCCGCCGGGATGGCCAGCGGGAAGATGGCGTGGGTGGTCGCCCAGCCCGCGCGGATGTCGGTCGCGATGGGGTAGCCCAGGATGCTGACGAAGCCCCAGTACGAACACAGCGCGACGAAGTCACGCGGGCCGCGGTTCGAGTAGCGGTCCACGATGAAGCCGACGATAGCGAACAGCAGGACGACGAGTGCGCCGTCGATCATGACCGTCACGTAGTGCTCGAAGAACTGGAGGAACGGGTTGCCGTGGCCGCCACCCCACGTGCCCATGAACTCCTCCCAGGAGCCGACGAGGGACTCCCAGACGATAGCCCCGAACATGCCAACGTCGGCCGAGCCGATGGCGTTCCAGAGGCCGATGTCCATCCCGGCCTGCTCCGGGCCGGGCCAGCCCGCGACGCCTTCCTCGGTGAAGCCGCCGCCGCGGGGCGCGTAGAACAGCACGATGATGGCGACGAACTCGACGACCAGCGAGAACGCGAAGCCGACCGACTGCCAGTTGCCGCCCCACCACGCGAGGTGCCGGTCGACCAGCGCCCCGCCGTTCGCCCGGCGTAGCTCGCTCCAGCTACCACGCACGTCGAACGGGGCGAGCCAGTCGAGGTAGTCGACCAGCACCGTCAGCACGGACTCCCCGCGAGCGGGAGCGCGGAACAGTCGATGGTCGAGCAAGAGCGCGGCCGCCCCGAGCCAGCACACCGGGTAGAGCAGCACGTTCTCCTTGGTCGTCATCGCGAGCGCGAAGACGCCGACCCCGGCCGCGAGGTGCCAGCGCTTGCGGTCGTCGGCGTAGCGCAGGAAGAACCCGAGCGCGAACGCGGTGAACACGACCAGCGGGATGTCCTCGCGCATGAACCGCGAGTAGTACAGCAACACCGGGTTGAACGCGAACAGCAGGCCGAGCGCCACGACCTCGGTGTCCCGCAGATGCTTGCGGTAGAGCCACGCGGCCAGGGGCATCGAGGCCCCCAGGATGGCGGGGACGAGTCGCGAGGTGAAGTCCGAGGGACCGAGGAACTCGAAGACCCACTTGTTCACGTGGAAGAGGAACGGGCCGTGGACGATGGGGCGGTACTCCCAGACGCCGCTTTCGAGGTAGCGGATGATCCAGTAGGCGACCCGACCCTCGTCCTGGTGGGCGACGCGCTGGCCGATCCACACCAGGCGAGCGGCCAGTCCGAGAACGGCGAAGACGACCAGCGCGCCGAGAGCCTTGTCCGTGGAGGGGAAGGGGACGAGACTGTCCCGGTCGGCGACTCGGGTTCGAGCCGCGTCGGCGAGGGACTCGCTGGTGGCGGATTCGTCGTCGAGCGGCTCGCTGGCGGACGACTGCTCGTCCTGGGAGGGGTCGGCCGCTTCCGACGCTGCCGCCGTCGCTGGGTCGTCGACCGACTGGGCGCTCCCGCTGGCACCACCGTCGGCCTGGGCGTCGGCCGGCGGGCGGTCGGGCGAGTGCGGGGACTCGTCTGACATTAGTGGCGCAGAGTAACACAGCGGGTATACGCTTTTTGGGTTCGGTTGCAGGCCGGAGACGGCGTCCAGACCCCACGACAGCGACGGCGCTTGCAAGGACAGGCCCAATAGTTGTGTGGTGTGGTAACGATGTGCAAACTGCTATGCAAGCAGTCGTACTCGAAGCGTTCAGAGAACCGCTGCAGGTACAGGACGTCGACCGGCCGGAACTGACACCAGAAGGAATCATCGCCCGGGTGGACGGGTGTGGCGTCTGCCGGAGCGACTGGCACTGCTGGCAGGGGGACTGGGACTGGTTCGGCTACCGGCCGGACCCGCCGCACATCCTCGGCCACGAACCCTGCGGGACCGTCGTCGAGGTCGGCGCGGAGGTCGAGACCGTCAGCGAGGGTGACCGCATCGCCATCCCGTTCAACTTCGCGTGCGGGAAGTGCTCGCTGTGCCGGAACGGCCACGAGAACATCTGCGAGAACCACGTCGGTCTCGGCTTCATGAACGAGGCACCCGGCGCGTTCGCCGAAGAGGTGCACGTCCCGAACGCGGACATCAACGCGGTCCCGCTCTCGGACGGCATCTCGACCGACACCGCGGCCGGCATCGGCTGTCGGTTCATGACGTCCTACCACGCGATGGCCCACCAGGGCGACGTCGGCGACGGCGAGTCGGTGGTCGTCCACGGCTGTGGCGGTATCGGTCTCTCGGCCATCCACATCGCGAACGCGCTCGGGGCGAACCCCATCGCGGTCGACATCCAGGCCGAGAAACTGGAGAAAGCCGAGTCGCTCGGCGCGGTCGCGACCGTCGACGCCAGCCAGGGCGACCCGGTGAAGGAGGTCCACGACATCACCGACGGCGGCGCGGACGTCTCGGTGGACGCACTCGGTATCGAGACCACCTGTCGGAACGCGGTGGACAGCCTCGGGAAGGGCGGCCGCCACGTGCAGGTCGGCCTAACCACCTCGGAAGAAGCTGGCGAGATTCCGCTCCCGACGGACGAGTTCGTCGCCAAGGAGATCCAGTTCGTGGGGTCGCTCGGCCTCCAGCCGTCGCGCTACCCCGAGATGCTCTCGATGATAGAGTCGGGGAAGATCGACCCGACGAAACTCGTCGAGAAGACCATCGACATCCAGCAGGTGCCCGACGAGCTCGCAGCCATGAGCGATTACGGCACGCTCGGCATCCCCGTCTGTACGGACTTCACGGCCTGACGGGGCGCAGCGACCACCGGTACCGACCCAACTTCTTTCCGGTTGAAATCTGCCCTTATCTGAGAGCTGCTGCTGTAAGTAGCTACGACAGACCACGAAACACCGACTCGCGCTTTTCGGGGTGTGCAGAATAAACTTCTGGTGAGATTACTTGGAGTTCTACGGTGATTTAAGGGGCAGGACCACCACGTACGTAGCATGGCAGCCAACACGCCCGTCATCGCGGCAGCGTACCGGACACCGCAGGGGAAGAAGGACGGAGTCTACGCCGACATCCGCGGCGAGGACCTCGCCGTCCCGCTCATCGACGAGATTCTCGCGGAGACCGGCCTCAGCGGCGACGACGTCGACGACCTCATGTGGGGCTGTGCGCAACAGCGCGGCCACCAGGACAACAACGTCGGACGCGTCATCGCCCTCATGTCCGAACTGGGCGAGAGCGTCCCGGCGACGACCATCAACCGCTGGTGCGCGTCCTCGATGCAGTCCGTCATCTCCGCCAGCGACGCCGTGGCCGCGGGCAACCGCGACTGCGTCATCGCGGGCGGCTTCGAGCACATGACCAACGTCCCCATGGAGGGCGGGATGGACGGCCGAAGCTTCCACCCCGACTTCCAGGACATGTACAACATGATCGAACTCCAGATGGGCATGACCGCGGAGAAGGTCGCCCGGGAGTACGACGTGTCCCGTGAGGAACAGGACCGCTACGCCGTCCAGAGTCAGCAGCGCGCCGCAACGGCCACGGAAGAGGGTCGCTTCGACGACGAGATCATCCCCATCGAGACGCCCGATGGGAAGGTTACGGAAGACGAGGGCATCCGCCCGGGCACCGACTTCGAGACGCTCCAGAGTCTCCCGACCGTGTTCATGGAGGACGTGACCGCCGGGAACTCCAGCCAGATCTCCGACGGTGCGGCCGCGACGCTCGTCACCTCGAAGGAGTTCGCCGAGGAGCACGACCTCGAGATTCTCGCCGAGGTCGGCATGAACAACGTCGCCGGCGTCGACCCGACCGTCATGGGCATCGGCCCGGTCCCGGCCACCCGCGGCCTGCTCGAGCGCAACGGCCGCGACATCGAGGACTACGACCTCGTCGAGCTGAACGAGGCGTTCGCCTCCCAGTGTGTCTACGCCCGCGACGAGCTCGGCATCGACAACGACATCTTCAACGTCAACGGCGGGGCCATCGCCATCGGCCACCCGCTGGGTGCCTCCGGCGCGCGCCTCCCCGTGACGCTCATCCACGAACTCCGCAAGCGCGGTGGCGGCCGCGGACTGGCGACCCTGTGCGTCGGCTTCGGACAGGGTGCGGCCATCGAGTTCGAAGTGGAAGGCGAGTAAGGGCTCTCGAGTTCACTTTTTGTTCCGGCTACGACCAGCATCTGCACGGTTAGTAGCAACGCCACGAGTCACCCGAGACGCGTGTGAAATCCCGGCCAGTTGAGAAGACAGCAAACCGACGAACCAGTCATCACTCGTGACAGTCAGCGTTCGAAACGTGTTCGGCGAAGAAGGAGACGGCGGACCGCCGGTTTCCGGGGACGATGGCGCAGTGACGCTCCGAACAGTCCAGAGCCAGACCCATCTATCTCATGAATAGTCTGAATACAGACAATACTTCTCCACCACCTCAAAGTCAGCTTTCGAGGTACATTACGAACCACAAACCCGAGATGGCGATTTCTGGAAATGGGCGATTTACCATCGACCGGACCGAACACCTTCCAGATACGACTGCAGGCAGATAGCTCAGCCAAACAACCGGTCCTGTTTTCGCACCTATCTGCACACTAGAACACATTGACAACAGATTGAACTGTCAATCGACTATTCCGACGATTGCGAGTAATCACGCGGGCGGGATGTTTCACGCGCGCCGGACGTGTCGACACCTGTGGACGACAGTCCAACAGAAAGAGATGTCGGCCGAACGAGAACATCGGGAAAACCGAGGGGCAGAACCGACCTCGGTTCGGGACCGTTCAGGCGGACGTGTCAATCACGTACTGTGTTAGTTTGTGACACACACCCATACACCTTAGGTTCATCCGTCCCATTAGTACAGGCATGACCGGGGAATTTCAGACCGGGACTCGGCTGGAGCTCTGGCTTCGGCCGTCGTGCGAATGGATGTGCAGACACGAGAAGGGCCTCGTCGAGTGTACGAAGGGACTCGCAGACGCTGGCGTCGTTGACGAGGTCCAGGTAGAGCAATGGGGAAAGTACGCTCCCATCGACCCGGAAGACGCTAGCACCGAATCGGAGCGCAAGGCGAGCGAGCGACTTGCGGAGTACCGCGAGTGGGCCGCGTCGGAGGGAGTCGACCTCCACGCGTTCTCGCGGACGGCCGTACTCACCCGCGGTGGCGAGCCGGTGACGATGCAGGTCCTTCCACTCGTCGCACTCGCGTCCTACGACGAGACGGGCAAGCTGCTGTGGGTCGTCCCCCACGGGCAGGGGTCGGCCGCAGTCAGCGTCACCGAACGACTGGACGATCTCGAAGCGCTCGCGTCCGAGGACCGCGTGCTTATCGCGGACTGACCGCAGCACCCACCCTTTTCGAACCGCGAACTTTCTTACCCACCCCGAGTGAACGCCAGCGTATGGCAGTCCCCGCCATCGAGACCGACGGCCTCACCAAGGCGTACGACGGGACGAGCGCCGTCGCCGACCTCGACCTCTCCATCGAGCCCGGGACCGTGTACGGCTTCCTCGGCCCCAACGGCGCGGGCAAGACCACGACCATGCGGATGCTGACGACGCTCATCCGGCCTACCTCGGGGACCGCCCGGGTCGCCGGCCAGCCCGTCACCGACCGCGACGCCGTCACGCCCAACATCGGCTACCTCCCCGAGGAGCCGCCCCTGTACGACGAACTCACCGGCCGCGAGCAGTTGACCTACATCGCCGGCCTCCGCGACATCCCCGACGACGAGGCCCGCGAGCGCATCGACTCCCTCCTCCGGCGGTTCGACCTCCACGAGGACGCCAACAAGCGCATCTCGGCGTACTCGAAGGGGATGCGCCAGAAGACCGGCGTCATCCAGGCGGTGCTCCACCGACCCGACGTGGTGTTCCTCGACGAACCGACCTCTGGACTGGACCCCCGCGCTGCCCGGACGATGCGCGACACCATCGCCGACCTCGCCAGCCAGGAGATGACCGTCTTCCTCTCGACGCACATCCTCCCCGTCGTCGACGAACTCGCGGACCGCATCGGCGTCCTCCACGACGGTCGCCTCGTCGCCGAGGGGTCGCCTGAGGAACTGAAGCGTCGCGCCGAATCCGGCGAGGGGCGCAGTCTGGAGGAGGTGTTCCTCGAGGTGACGACCGAGGTCGAAGAATCACTGGCGGAGTGACCAGTCAGAACTCCACGCGCGAACAGATTTTCGTCTCGCCGTCGTTCGACTCCAGGTGGGCGATGTCCTCGACGCGCATCTCCCAGTCGAACGACCGGTCCGAGAGGTACGACACCACGTCGCCGACCAGCTCCTCGTCGAGGCTGTAGTACGCCAGCGTGATGTGCGGGAACCACCGGTCCGGGTGGTAGTAGTGGTCGGCGTGGTCCGCGAAGTCGGTGAGACTCGTCCAGACCCGGTCGTGCAGCGCGGCCAGGTTGGGTGACCGCGCGAGCGGGAGGTAGATGACCGGCGCGGCGGTGAACACCCCGAGCCCGCCCGTGTGGACGGTGAAGGGATCGACCTCGGGCGTGACCGAGTGCAGGCGCGACTCGACGGTCGTCTTGTCGTACTTCTCCGCGACGTGGTAGGAGATGTGCGGCGGTGGCAACTCGCTGGCGGGGTCGATACCGAACTCGTCGTGGAGGTCATCCCAGAGGTCGAGGACGCGCTGGTGATGGTCGTCCGGCAACGTGGAGATGACCGCGGAGTTCATCTAGTCGTCAGCGCTCGCGTGGCCGGAGACGTTGCCGTCCGGGACCGTCCCGTCGTCGTTCCAGCCACGGACCTCGTAGTACTCCGAGAGGGCCGCATCGAAGTCCGGCAGGTCGTAGGGCAGGCTGTCGTCCTCGCGGTCGAAGCCGCGCTGGTTGTTGAAGTGCCGTTCGAGTTCGACGATGCGCGAGCCGATGGCCTGCAGGTCGTCGTAGTCGGTGTCGAGCAGCGCGCCCAGGGTCTCGTCGTCGACGAAATCCCGCGAGAACTTGCAGACGACGCCGGAGTCAAGCACGGCAGCGTGGTTCTCCTTCTCGACGAGCTTCGGGGGCTTGCCCTCCAGCCCGTCCTTCGGGAGCGCCTTGTCCTTCCCGACGAGCGGGTACTCAAGCGAGTAGAACTCGGCGTACATGTGGTCGGCACCGCGGTTCGCGGTGGCGAAGGCGAGGCCCTGGCCGTTCAGGGTCCGGCCGTCGTGGGCGGAGAACTCCATGCCCTTGACCGACCAGTTCTCGACGCCCAGCTCCTCGTGACAGCGGGCGACGCCCTCGGCGAGCGTGTCGCCGATGTCCTCTCGCAACGCGATCTTCTCGACCGTCTCGTGGACCAGGTCGGCGTTCCCGAACTCGTCCTCGCTCGCGAGGTAGGCCGAGACCACGTCGCCACAGGAGATGGTGTCCATCCCGTACTCGTCGCACAGCTCGTTCGACTTCATCACGTCGACCACGTCGTCGATGCCCGCGTTCGAGCCGAACGCCATGACCGTCTCGTACTCCGGGCCCTCCGTCTCGATGCCCGACTCCTCGTCCTTCGTCGGCAGCTTGCAGGCGAACGCGCAGGACGAGCAGGTGCCCTTCTTGTACTTCTTCTCCTCGACGGCGTCGCCACCGATGCCGTCGGCACCCTCGAACGAGAGCTCGGAGAAGTACCGCGTCGGCAGCGCCTCGACGTGGTTCGCGTAGGAGGTGACGCTGGTGGTCCCCTGCCGGCGCATGATGTTGTCGCTGGTCGCGGCCTCCCGGTGGACGTCCATCTGCACGTCCGGGATGGTCACGTCGGGCGTGGCGTCCCCGCCAAAGGTGAGCGCCTTGACGTTCTTCGACCCGAGGATGGCCCCGAGACCGCCACGGCCGAAGGCACGGGTCTCGGTGGTCATGATGGAAGCAAAGCGCACCAGGTTCTCACCCGCGGGGCCGATGCAGGCGACCTGGTCCTCCTCGAGGTCGTGGGTCTCCTCCATGTATTCCGAGACCTCGGAGGTCGTCGCGCCTTCGAGGTCGGGCACCTCCTCGAACTCGACGCCCTCGTCCGTGACGTGGATGGCGAGCAGTTCGTCGCTCGCGCCCGTGACCTCGACCGCGCTGTATCCCGTGCCGGTGAAGTTCCGGGACATGAACCCGCCCGCGTTCGAGGAGAGCAGGCCGTTCGTGAGCGGCGAGACGCCCGTACAGCTCATCCGGCCGGTGAACGACATCTGGGACATCTGCATCGGACCCGTCGCGAAGAACAGCGAGTTCTCCGCATCGAACGGGTCGACGTCGACCGGAACCCGGTCGTACGCGAGCTTCGTGCCGACCCCGCGGCCACCGATGAACGATTCGAGGACGTCGTCGATGTCCGTCGTCTGTGTCTGGCGGGCACCGACGTCGAGCGTGAGCAGTGGACCGACTGCGTGTTTCATGTTCCGAGATAGCGGGCTATTCCCGATAAACGTTGTTGCACGACTCGCAAGGCAGCGCCACGTCTGACGCGCTGGTGAAAGTGGACGTTCGACCCATAACCGCCGGTACAGGGACACCACAGACTTGGTGTCAGGATTTACCCACCTCTCGGCCAACCGGGTAGCCATGCGCCGCGGAACGACGACGACAGCCCAGCGCCCACGACCACGAGGACACCGCCACCGAGACGAGGGTGAACCCTGATGGTCTCACTCCTCGCACAGGTCGCCGTCAGAGAAGGAAAGTCGGTCAGTCGCTCGGGTTACAGAGGTCCATCGCTTCACGGACGCCCTCGCGCCGACCGAGCAGGGTGATGCGGTCGCCCT from Haloarchaeobius sp. HME9146 harbors:
- a CDS encoding DUF5787 family protein — protein: MREFGFELHLCAFLERERDAVLARQLGGGVHSSRRVLDVVCVEPGPSFAERTAITAERIPDLAIESDIGPGRARYYRDGFDCRPDRARHVVDWATDIGFFERERRSGRDYVRQTCRYPDDWFGRVLAIENKPDLGAPGDLETQLRKDVRLGLVDEVVLATASHVTGAHLNRIPEEVGVWRFDPDTLSREVIREPTALPVADPGVEILDEHPGWTEVRIADGAEKARARRRLAERAYGKGWRSYDFPNCAEVEETAVAGGGGVPYCEWKGRVVDPGNECGPDCPGFAEADPPVVDGEAERDRRTPWVVDPEGQARRQSGLDRFT
- a CDS encoding purine nucleoside permease → MTIAPEVLVLPAFVHDAETLDERQPWLDRYEFANELDLPGAPEPLQYTDPTDGTGPLALLPTGMGKANTATTVAAALASPELDLSETLFLSVGVAGGPPTDTTIGSVVLADAIVDWDVKVRWDAAEGDGGVPLELNPYRLDDHVFRPDSALLDWAAELARDIDLADDPDVKAHRERYEGRGAHADPQSLVGANVCGDEFWHGQVLAERVQWLCDEYDAGTYCATEMEDAATAAALARFGRLDDYLSIRGIANFDRPQPGQSVEESLHDEDFEAGFELGLENAVRVASALVDERLG
- a CDS encoding MBL fold metallo-hydrolase, with protein sequence MEVTLLGTGDTTGTPTVGCDCDTCEEAKRRDVERTRFSVHVHNERTDESLLVDASPDFRYQFLREDVPLPDAMIISHIHFDHLDGLGNAYRLFDELDVFAADETDPITDESVADTVSRKYDYLDAVTVHPETPMQPFETCGFEVTLVPVEHPPLVCYGLRIEDPETGAVLSFSGDTSYGLPDESREALADPDLLLADGIVPSELCKYHPLGGKHEHGDVFYTFGTKHMTREGALALAEDLDASQTRVVHAAHYYPVEQAFEEPIAVDGETYSL
- a CDS encoding ATP-binding protein; protein product: MSTAALSVVEFLLTAHVYTNDRELDENDLPPRYRRVFYTDGAVERPLAVTNKTARAATGIDHPWDAVSDLMFTDRDEFSGKLNLTQPEMAERWLKERMDDAGILQNPVLASVFEDDEDVDVTYEAARETNRPIQADRVWIDSLLDEMFEDEEDEEMLDLVDIRAPEEIDQTLDDIVLTKEQEGEIQKVVKAIEHRDYLAEIGLREIGKLLFVGPPGTGKTSAAKGLAYKLDLPFVEVKLSMITSQYLGETAKNVEKTFEVAKRLSPCILFMDEFDFVAKTRGGDEHNAIKRAVNTLLKSIDDISLIQDDVLLIGATNHPDQLDAAAWRRFDEIVNFPKPDHGMRADILRIITRAMDIEEFDPHAIADITEGLTGSDLRLVMREAVLDALTEERMTLTQADLEDAVADFEERDNLKNLDMMDDSDALVAGDGSGHDHDHDDHSHDHDH
- a CDS encoding flippase activity-associated protein Agl23, yielding MSDESPHSPDRPPADAQADGGASGSAQSVDDPATAAASEAADPSQDEQSSASEPLDDESATSESLADAARTRVADRDSLVPFPSTDKALGALVVFAVLGLAARLVWIGQRVAHQDEGRVAYWIIRYLESGVWEYRPIVHGPFLFHVNKWVFEFLGPSDFTSRLVPAILGASMPLAAWLYRKHLRDTEVVALGLLFAFNPVLLYYSRFMREDIPLVVFTAFALGFFLRYADDRKRWHLAAGVGVFALAMTTKENVLLYPVCWLGAAALLLDHRLFRAPARGESVLTVLVDYLDWLAPFDVRGSWSELRRANGGALVDRHLAWWGGNWQSVGFAFSLVVEFVAIIVLFYAPRGGGFTEEGVAGWPGPEQAGMDIGLWNAIGSADVGMFGAIVWESLVGSWEEFMGTWGGGHGNPFLQFFEHYVTVMIDGALVVLLFAIVGFIVDRYSNRGPRDFVALCSYWGFVSILGYPIATDIRAGWATTHAIFPLAIPAAVGLAIVFRWGVDAFTDDDAVGVALSAVVVLVVLMFIAVPAGNLVYSEPQSPDNSLVQYAQSSSTDLKPTLADVERVGYQHGGIDETDVMFYGNGYYVSNESENLQPNAGGGYFDRRTLMWYMEMYQHRALDDPDAAFNYDSTLSLTELNESKPPVIIAIGNGSNGDDADEIHDWALENGYEAREFQRFLTTNRTDEGLGPGTPFIIYIDEDALAESGSNSSDRSAESVVAGFESGRDVASVRAPVEPAARAVV